In Planctomicrobium piriforme, the genomic stretch GCTTCGAATTTCCCTTGGGTGATCGCTCGCCGGTTTTTTTCGTCGCATTTGCCACGTTGCGGGATGACGGCGTGACCCCCAACTCGATGTCTTTCATCGACGCGCGTGGCCTGCAGTCAACATTTGCGGCCGCGCAGCTTTCCTATTTTTGCTGATCGGGCCTGCCGAGCGATTTCGTCAGCAAAAACGCTGGGCGAATGAACGCATTCTTCATCTCCGCGGGGTATACTCAACCAGCGGCCGTTCGCTTCGCAAAGTTCTACGACGTCGTTTACTGACGCACAGGAACGCAAGCGATCCGCGTTCTTCCCGACGAATTCGGCGCAGTTTCTCAGCAGGCTTGGGGACCAGGAGACATGATGCGGATTCCAGTTGTCGCGATGGTGGTGTTGCTGCTGGGAACAGGCAGCGTCGGCTGGGCTCAGCCTGGCGCACGACGCGGGCCGGAACCGACTCTGGCCCGAGACCCCGGCAAAGGGTTCCTCGACTACTTCAATGCCCACGATGCGACTGGCCTCTCGCGGTTGTGGACAGCGGATGCCTCATACACGTCCGGCGACGTGCATCTTTCCGGTCGAGACAAAATTCAACAGGCCTATACTGATCTCTTCAAGGCCGACCCGAAATGCGTGCTGTCGATCCGCTCAATGACGATTCTGAAAGCCGAGCCGAGCGAAATGCAGGTCACCGGCCTGTTGGATGAAAAGCACACCGACGGCAGCGTCACCGCTTCGCAGTTCACCAGCACCTTGGTGAAACAGGACGACAGTTGGCTGTTCTCGAAGGTGGTCGAGAAGGTTCTCCCCAGTTCGTCGCAGGCTTCGGTGCAGTTGGCAAAACTCGACTGGCTGGTCGGGAACTGGTCTGACGCGAAAGACAAGACGCAAGTCTTCAACACAGTCACCTGGGTCGAGGGAGGCAACTTCCTCCGGCGCTCGTACAGTCAGGTCGTCAACGGCCAGGTGGTGCGTCAGGGGATGCAGATCATCGGCTGGGATGCGGAGACAAAATCATTCCGCTGCTGGCTGTTTGATGCCGATGGCACGTTTGGCGAGGGGACAATCTCCTCGGACGATCAGCAGAGTTGGGTGATGAAGCTGGCAGTGACGCTGCCGAACGGTGGTCATGCCTCACAGAAGCAGGTGTTCCAGCCGCTCTCGAAAGACCAGATTCAGATCGAGACCTTCGATCGCGAAGTGGATGGGGCTTCCCTTCCCAACGGAGTTCCAGTGACGCTCGTCCGCCAGATGCAGACATCGTCTCCGATGAAAAAGTAATCACAATCCCGATGAGAAGAGAAGAACCG encodes the following:
- a CDS encoding DUF4440 domain-containing protein: MMRIPVVAMVVLLLGTGSVGWAQPGARRGPEPTLARDPGKGFLDYFNAHDATGLSRLWTADASYTSGDVHLSGRDKIQQAYTDLFKADPKCVLSIRSMTILKAEPSEMQVTGLLDEKHTDGSVTASQFTSTLVKQDDSWLFSKVVEKVLPSSSQASVQLAKLDWLVGNWSDAKDKTQVFNTVTWVEGGNFLRRSYSQVVNGQVVRQGMQIIGWDAETKSFRCWLFDADGTFGEGTISSDDQQSWVMKLAVTLPNGGHASQKQVFQPLSKDQIQIETFDREVDGASLPNGVPVTLVRQMQTSSPMKK